Proteins from one Candidatus Roseilinea sp. genomic window:
- a CDS encoding ABC transporter substrate-binding protein, whose protein sequence is MKKGQKLTRRQALKWMGLSAAGAALAACATPPATAPVAPAESKPADQPKPSGGKLEIFSWWTNGGEADGLNAMFEVFRAKNPGVDIVNATVAGGAGTNAKAVLQTRLAGGQPPDSWQVHAGRETLSYVNAGQLEPLTEFFTEQGFDKVMPQFLLDQLKINGEIWTVPVNIHRSNVLWYNPKVLEQAGIEPKFPTLDSLWAALEKLKAAGNVTPIAVGGKDKFEASHTFESILLATFGVEDYVKLWDGTDTMWNDPRAAEALGNLKKLFSYANSDRSALGWADAMTQVLEGKAAMTIMGDWAHGLGISKGLKVNVDYGWTPAPGSDAFMWLSDSFGLAKGAPNPAQAKAWLEVCGSREGQDAFNPKKGSIPARTDPDLTKYDDYLKAAIADFSSKPLVPSAAHGAGTTNAYQAKFHNTLEVFSSDLDEKAALDSLKEAAADNNK, encoded by the coding sequence ATGAAGAAGGGCCAAAAACTAACTCGACGGCAAGCGTTGAAGTGGATGGGGTTGAGCGCTGCGGGTGCCGCACTGGCCGCATGTGCCACACCACCGGCAACCGCGCCGGTCGCCCCGGCGGAGAGCAAGCCTGCCGATCAGCCTAAACCCAGCGGTGGCAAACTTGAGATCTTCTCGTGGTGGACCAACGGCGGAGAGGCCGACGGCTTGAACGCCATGTTTGAGGTCTTTCGGGCCAAAAACCCCGGCGTTGATATCGTCAATGCCACCGTCGCCGGAGGCGCCGGCACGAACGCCAAAGCAGTGCTGCAAACCCGCCTGGCAGGCGGTCAACCGCCGGATAGTTGGCAGGTGCATGCAGGGCGAGAGACGCTTTCGTATGTGAATGCCGGCCAGTTGGAGCCGCTGACTGAGTTCTTCACCGAGCAGGGTTTCGATAAGGTGATGCCACAGTTCCTGCTCGATCAGCTCAAGATCAACGGCGAAATCTGGACGGTGCCGGTGAACATCCATCGTTCCAACGTGCTCTGGTACAACCCGAAGGTGTTGGAGCAAGCCGGGATCGAACCCAAATTCCCCACGCTCGATAGCCTCTGGGCTGCGCTGGAGAAACTCAAGGCAGCGGGCAACGTCACGCCGATCGCCGTGGGCGGTAAGGATAAGTTCGAGGCATCGCACACCTTCGAAAGCATCCTGCTGGCCACATTTGGCGTGGAAGACTACGTCAAGCTCTGGGACGGGACTGACACCATGTGGAACGACCCCCGTGCCGCAGAGGCGCTGGGCAACCTGAAGAAGCTCTTCAGCTACGCCAACAGCGACCGCTCGGCGCTTGGCTGGGCCGACGCCATGACGCAAGTGCTGGAAGGCAAAGCTGCCATGACCATCATGGGCGATTGGGCGCACGGCCTGGGCATCAGCAAGGGGCTAAAGGTCAATGTGGACTACGGCTGGACGCCGGCCCCCGGCAGCGACGCCTTCATGTGGCTCAGCGACAGCTTCGGCCTGGCCAAGGGTGCCCCCAACCCAGCTCAGGCCAAAGCCTGGCTGGAAGTGTGCGGCTCGCGCGAAGGGCAAGATGCCTTCAACCCGAAGAAAGGTTCCATCCCTGCGCGCACCGACCCTGACCTGACCAAATACGACGATTACCTGAAAGCGGCCATCGCCGACTTTAGCAGCAAGCCCCTCGTGCCCAGTGCAGCCCATGGCGCTGGGACCACCAACGCCTATCAGGCGAAATTCCACAACACGTTAGAGGTGTTCTCCAGCGACCTGGACGAGAAGGCAGCGCTCGATAGCTTGAAGGAAGCCGCCGCGGATAACAACAAGTGA
- a CDS encoding sugar ABC transporter permease: MTIARATTARREHVHRRATSRDRLIAFLMLLPSLAAIAIFVYGFIAYTGYISLTNYTTSRPDLTFVGFDNYAQLFNQRRFQENVRNLIVFTAFFLVTCLLFGLFLALLVDSRVKGESIFRSIYLFPMAVSFIVTGVAWRWLFTPGDLEPTGLNLLFERMGLDILKARWIADARVWPNIEVPGLKVRLWVPLAMIPVVAAAVWQMSGFCMAMYLAGLRGIPEEIKEAARVDGCSELQVLRHITLPLLRPITLSAIIVLTHISLKTFDLIMTMTGGGPGNKTEVPSLYMYELRFSQFNTAGAAAVATILLLMVSVLIVPYLLYNRRAQSVER, encoded by the coding sequence ATGACCATAGCACGCGCCACCACGGCGCGGCGAGAACACGTGCACCGCCGCGCCACCTCACGCGATCGGCTCATCGCTTTCCTCATGCTTCTGCCCTCCTTGGCCGCGATTGCGATCTTCGTCTATGGATTCATCGCTTACACGGGCTACATCTCGCTGACCAACTACACCACCTCGCGCCCGGATCTTACTTTTGTAGGATTTGATAACTACGCGCAGCTCTTCAATCAGCGCCGCTTCCAGGAGAATGTCCGCAACCTCATCGTGTTCACTGCGTTCTTCCTGGTGACCTGCCTGCTCTTCGGGCTGTTCCTGGCGCTGCTCGTGGATTCGCGCGTGAAGGGCGAATCCATCTTTCGCTCGATCTACCTCTTCCCGATGGCCGTCTCCTTCATCGTCACCGGCGTCGCATGGCGCTGGCTATTCACCCCTGGCGACCTCGAACCGACCGGGTTAAATTTGCTCTTCGAGCGGATGGGCCTCGACATTCTCAAGGCGCGATGGATTGCTGACGCCCGCGTGTGGCCAAACATTGAAGTGCCCGGCCTGAAGGTGCGCCTGTGGGTCCCGTTGGCGATGATCCCGGTAGTGGCAGCGGCCGTATGGCAAATGTCGGGATTCTGCATGGCGATGTATCTAGCCGGCCTGCGCGGCATCCCGGAGGAAATCAAGGAAGCAGCACGCGTGGACGGCTGTTCAGAGCTCCAAGTGCTTCGCCACATCACCTTGCCGTTGCTCCGCCCCATCACTCTGAGCGCTATCATCGTCCTGACGCACATCTCGCTCAAGACATTCGACCTCATCATGACCATGACCGGCGGCGGGCCGGGCAACAAAACCGAAGTCCCCAGCCTGTATATGTACGAACTGCGCTTTAGCCAGTTCAACACGGCAGGGGCAGCCGCCGTGGCTACCATCCTCCTCCTCATGGTCAGTGTGCTCATCGTGCCTTACTTGCTCTACAACCGACGCGCACAGAGCGTTGAAAGATGA
- a CDS encoding ABC transporter permease: MARALLYCVMIALAFAFVLPVYLLVITSLKDFSEVSLNRMWDLPTRFSLESFNRAWNGGQGTTGMRGSFLNSIIVVIPATVISCLLGSMNGYVLSKWKFRGSETLFTLLLFGMFIPYQSILVPLVAVLSSVGLYGTLPGLMLTHIVYGIPITTLIFRNYYASVPQELVEAGQIDGAGFFRIYREIMLPLSAPGFVVVAIWQFTSIWNEFLFGLIITNDPRLRPVTVALQNMSGSQFTQWNVQMAGALIVALPTLVVYIFLGRYFLRGLLAGSLKG; encoded by the coding sequence ATGGCGCGCGCACTGCTCTACTGCGTCATGATCGCGCTGGCTTTCGCGTTCGTCCTGCCGGTGTATCTCCTGGTGATTACCTCCCTCAAAGACTTCAGCGAAGTCAGCCTCAACCGCATGTGGGACCTCCCCACGCGCTTTAGCCTAGAGAGCTTTAACCGTGCTTGGAACGGCGGCCAGGGAACAACCGGCATGCGCGGCAGTTTCCTCAACAGCATCATCGTCGTCATCCCCGCAACGGTGATTTCGTGCTTGCTCGGCTCGATGAACGGCTACGTGCTCTCCAAGTGGAAGTTCCGCGGCAGCGAGACGCTGTTCACGCTGCTCCTGTTCGGCATGTTCATCCCCTACCAGAGCATCCTGGTGCCACTGGTAGCTGTGCTGTCATCAGTCGGGCTATACGGCACGCTGCCGGGCCTAATGCTGACCCACATCGTCTATGGCATCCCAATCACAACGTTGATCTTCCGCAACTACTACGCGAGCGTACCCCAAGAACTCGTTGAGGCCGGGCAAATAGACGGCGCAGGGTTCTTTCGCATCTATCGAGAGATCATGTTGCCCCTCTCCGCGCCGGGATTCGTGGTCGTCGCCATCTGGCAGTTCACGTCTATTTGGAACGAATTCCTGTTCGGGTTGATCATCACCAACGACCCTCGCTTGCGTCCGGTCACCGTGGCCTTGCAGAATATGTCAGGCAGCCAGTTCACCCAATGGAACGTTCAGATGGCCGGCGCGCTGATCGTCGCCCTGCCGACGCTGGTGGTATACATCTTCCTCGGACGCTACTTCCTGCGCGGCTTGTTGGCCGGCAGCCTGAAAGGTTAA
- a CDS encoding short-chain dehydrogenase: MAHRVQDKVIIVTGAAQGIGFGIAEMLAQEGARVVIADKQAEKGEAAAAKICAAGHTAIFQYADVTREADCAALVQIAVQRFGKLDGLVNNAGWFPRATLEETSTELWEAIMNVNVRSAFYCCKYAIPAMQRAGGGSIVNIGSIHGLQASANLVAYGAAKGALLNLTRTLAGAYGADRIRCNYLIPGWVMSEGEIALAESRGVDVNELRAQGAQLLFGRHQTPQDAAYAVVYLISDESSQVTGNIFHIDAGMSSLIFKARHAA; the protein is encoded by the coding sequence ATGGCTCACCGCGTTCAAGACAAAGTGATCATCGTCACCGGCGCAGCGCAGGGCATCGGCTTCGGCATTGCCGAAATGCTAGCCCAAGAAGGCGCGCGCGTGGTCATCGCCGACAAACAAGCAGAAAAAGGCGAAGCGGCCGCAGCGAAGATTTGCGCTGCCGGCCATACGGCCATCTTTCAGTATGCCGACGTCACCCGCGAAGCCGACTGCGCCGCGCTTGTGCAAATCGCCGTCCAGCGCTTCGGCAAACTCGACGGCCTGGTGAACAACGCCGGTTGGTTCCCACGCGCCACGCTCGAGGAAACCAGCACCGAACTCTGGGAGGCCATCATGAACGTGAATGTGCGCAGCGCGTTCTACTGCTGTAAATACGCCATCCCGGCCATGCAACGCGCTGGCGGCGGCAGCATCGTCAACATCGGCTCGATCCACGGCTTACAGGCCTCGGCTAACCTCGTCGCCTATGGCGCCGCGAAGGGGGCGCTGCTCAACCTGACGCGCACGCTGGCCGGCGCTTACGGCGCCGACCGCATTCGATGCAACTACCTCATCCCCGGCTGGGTAATGAGTGAGGGCGAGATCGCGTTGGCCGAAAGCCGCGGGGTGGACGTGAACGAACTGCGCGCGCAGGGCGCCCAGCTCCTCTTCGGCCGTCACCAGACGCCACAGGATGCCGCCTACGCCGTTGTATATCTCATCTCCGACGAGTCCTCCCAGGTGACCGGCAACATCTTCCATATAGACGCCGGCATGTCCTCACTGATCTTCAAAGCGCGACATGCAGCATGA
- the hpcH gene encoding 2,4-dihydroxyhept-2-ene-1,7-dioic acid aldolase produces MQPHPLRTIWAQGNYVVNGWCAIPSSWSAELMARAGWDSVTLDLQHGLLDYTHTLPMLQAINLAGAVPMARAPWNEPGIIMKLLDAGALGIICPMVNSRDECERFVGACRYAPRGYRSFGPTRARVAYGSDYERTAAEDVLTFAMVETAEALANVEAIVSVPGLTGVYVGPADLSLSMGSPERSDPSRPDVVAALDAILSACQKHGVIAGIHCGSTDYALKMVAKGFRLVTISSDGNLLAAAASAAVKALRGGRASERQSGGIY; encoded by the coding sequence ATGCAACCTCATCCTTTGAGAACGATCTGGGCGCAGGGCAACTACGTCGTGAACGGCTGGTGCGCCATCCCCAGCAGTTGGAGCGCCGAACTCATGGCGCGCGCCGGCTGGGACAGCGTTACGCTGGATTTGCAACATGGCCTGCTCGACTACACACACACCCTGCCGATGTTGCAAGCGATCAACCTGGCCGGCGCCGTGCCGATGGCCCGCGCGCCATGGAACGAGCCGGGCATCATCATGAAGCTGCTCGACGCCGGCGCACTTGGGATCATCTGCCCTATGGTCAACTCGCGGGACGAGTGTGAACGCTTCGTTGGTGCATGTCGCTACGCGCCGCGCGGCTATCGCAGCTTCGGCCCCACCCGCGCCCGCGTCGCCTATGGCAGCGACTACGAACGAACGGCCGCCGAAGACGTGCTCACCTTCGCCATGGTCGAAACGGCCGAGGCGCTGGCCAACGTCGAAGCCATCGTCAGCGTGCCCGGCCTCACCGGCGTGTATGTCGGCCCGGCCGACCTCAGCTTGAGCATGGGCAGCCCAGAGCGCAGCGATCCCTCGCGCCCGGATGTCGTCGCAGCGCTGGACGCCATCTTGTCTGCCTGTCAGAAGCATGGCGTGATCGCCGGCATCCATTGCGGCTCAACGGACTACGCGCTTAAGATGGTCGCTAAAGGCTTCCGGCTGGTCACCATCTCCTCCGACGGCAACTTACTGGCGGCGGCAGCTTCTGCTGCGGTGAAGGCGCTGCGCGGTGGACGGGCGAGCGAACGGCAATCAGGCGGCATCTATTGA
- a CDS encoding 3-phosphoglycerate dehydrogenase, giving the protein MFKIWLDDTLLPSCAHLLEGIAEPIGPSPTLAGIEEAEAFICPGNVRYDGARMDRAPKLKVIARLGVGYDNIDLAAATARRIPVVYAPDAPTLSTAEHAWALIMTVAKKVAQADRAVRITGWESFWGREESKGLELHGRTLGLIGLGRIGSRVARYGLAFDMRVLAFDPYIPPARAQEMGIALAPALEDVLREADIVSLHTPATPETHHFMNGKRFAQMKRGALFINVARGALVDEQALAEALRSGQIGGAGLDVFDGEPISPSHPLLAFDNVVVTPHVASRTVAGHHRIWETTLTQALQVLRGERPPHLLNPEIWETRRR; this is encoded by the coding sequence ATGTTCAAAATTTGGCTCGATGACACGCTGCTGCCTTCGTGTGCGCATCTACTAGAGGGGATCGCAGAGCCGATCGGCCCCTCCCCCACCCTGGCAGGTATCGAAGAAGCCGAGGCGTTCATCTGCCCCGGCAACGTGCGTTACGACGGCGCGCGCATGGATCGCGCGCCTAAGCTCAAGGTGATCGCCCGGCTGGGCGTGGGCTACGACAACATTGACCTAGCCGCAGCGACCGCCCGACGCATCCCGGTCGTCTATGCGCCGGATGCGCCGACCCTCAGCACCGCCGAGCATGCCTGGGCGCTGATCATGACCGTAGCCAAGAAGGTCGCGCAGGCCGACCGCGCTGTGCGCATCACCGGCTGGGAATCGTTTTGGGGGCGCGAAGAAAGCAAGGGGTTGGAGCTGCATGGGCGCACGCTCGGCTTGATCGGACTGGGCCGCATCGGCAGCCGGGTTGCGCGCTACGGCCTCGCCTTCGACATGCGCGTGCTGGCGTTCGACCCCTACATCCCACCCGCCCGCGCCCAGGAGATGGGCATCGCGCTCGCGCCTGCATTGGAAGATGTGCTGCGCGAAGCCGACATCGTCTCGCTGCATACGCCGGCCACGCCGGAGACGCATCACTTCATGAACGGCAAACGCTTCGCCCAGATGAAGCGCGGCGCGCTGTTCATCAACGTCGCGCGCGGCGCATTGGTGGACGAGCAGGCGCTCGCCGAAGCGCTGCGCAGTGGCCAGATCGGCGGGGCAGGCTTGGATGTCTTCGATGGCGAGCCGATCAGCCCATCGCATCCCCTGCTGGCTTTCGACAACGTGGTGGTCACGCCGCACGTGGCCAGCCGCACGGTCGCCGGCCATCATCGCATCTGGGAGACGACGCTCACGCAAGCGCTCCAGGTGCTGCGTGGAGAACGCCCGCCGCACCTGCTCAATCCGGAGATTTGGGAGACGCGGCGTCGTTGA
- a CDS encoding hemoglobin, protein MEAQHIALVQQTFAKVEPIAQEVGDLFYNRLFEMDPSVRPLFKGDMKKQALMLMTVIGLAVRGLDRPEAIAPSIRALGERHSRYGVKVSDYHTFGAALIWALEQVLGDAFTPEVKAAWIEAYDVLAGAMKKATLSAEAAT, encoded by the coding sequence ATGGAAGCTCAGCACATTGCGCTCGTGCAGCAGACGTTTGCGAAGGTTGAGCCAATCGCACAAGAGGTCGGTGACCTGTTCTACAACCGGTTGTTTGAAATGGATCCGAGCGTGCGGCCGCTTTTCAAGGGCGATATGAAGAAGCAAGCGCTCATGTTGATGACGGTGATCGGCCTGGCCGTGCGCGGGTTGGATCGCCCGGAGGCTATCGCGCCCAGCATTCGGGCGTTAGGTGAGCGGCACTCCCGCTATGGGGTGAAGGTGTCGGACTATCACACCTTTGGCGCTGCGCTGATCTGGGCGTTGGAGCAGGTGCTCGGCGATGCCTTTACCCCCGAGGTGAAAGCGGCATGGATTGAGGCCTACGATGTGCTCGCCGGCGCAATGAAGAAGGCGACGCTGTCGGCCGAAGCAGCGACGTGA
- a CDS encoding phospholipase, giving the protein MDAHAFLLSHRFRPAPRSRPDDPAPLLILLHGYGSNEDDLMSLTPYLDPRFNVVSARAPLALGAASYAWFPLAWDETGIAFEPRDVVAAVQPMVAFIEQVITAYGATPQRTLLLGFSQGATMSAAVLLHRPALIAGAALLSGLAPPEEVASGEALNGKPVLITHGLLDAVVPVQMGRAMRDGLIARGASVTYREYPIGHQIDERCLEDVDDWMAKWLAALS; this is encoded by the coding sequence ATGGACGCTCACGCATTTCTTCTATCTCATCGCTTCCGACCGGCCCCTCGCTCCCGGCCTGATGATCCGGCGCCGCTGCTGATCTTGTTGCACGGCTACGGTAGCAACGAAGATGACCTGATGTCCTTGACGCCCTATCTGGATCCGCGCTTTAACGTCGTGAGCGCGCGGGCGCCATTAGCGCTTGGCGCGGCCAGCTACGCATGGTTCCCGCTCGCCTGGGACGAGACCGGCATTGCGTTTGAGCCGCGCGATGTCGTTGCTGCGGTTCAGCCGATGGTGGCCTTTATCGAGCAGGTGATCACAGCCTACGGCGCGACGCCGCAGCGCACGCTGTTGTTGGGCTTTAGCCAGGGCGCGACGATGAGCGCAGCGGTGCTGCTGCATCGTCCCGCCCTTATCGCCGGCGCGGCATTGTTGAGCGGACTGGCGCCGCCCGAGGAGGTCGCTTCGGGCGAGGCGTTGAACGGCAAACCCGTGCTCATCACCCATGGGCTGTTGGATGCGGTCGTGCCGGTGCAGATGGGACGGGCGATGCGCGATGGGCTAATTGCCCGTGGCGCATCGGTGACGTATCGCGAGTATCCCATCGGTCATCAAATTGACGAGCGTTGCTTGGAGGATGTGGATGACTGGATGGCCAAGTGGCTGGCTGCGCTAAGCTGA
- the trpB gene encoding tryptophan synthase beta chain, with product MSTYLTPAADYPPVPNTQGKFGPYGGRFVPETLMPVLDEVAEAYEELRDDPGFRAEYAHLLKTYVGRPSPLTHAERLSAHLGGAHIYLKREDLLHTGAHKINNALGQALLAKRMGKRRIIAETGAGQHGVATATACALLGLECVIYMGVVDMARQAPNVFRMRLLGAEVRGVESGTRTLKDAVNEAIRDWVAHPHDTYYIIGSALGPHPYPLMCRDFQSVIGKEARAQILEQAGRLPDQVIACVGGGSNAIGIFYGFLNDTSVKLIGVEAGGYGVETGKHAARFAQTLSGPEPFSRSADCYPEFPRGKVGVFQGMKTVVLQNADGQIAETHSISAGLDYAGVGPEHVYLRDIGRAEYTSATDDEALHAFHTLCRLEGIIPALESSHAVAEAIKRAPQLPRDHILLVNLSGRGDKDLNTVMQAAGQSLA from the coding sequence ATGAGCACATATCTCACACCTGCAGCCGATTATCCTCCTGTGCCCAACACTCAAGGCAAGTTCGGCCCTTACGGCGGGCGCTTCGTGCCCGAGACGCTGATGCCGGTGTTGGACGAGGTGGCCGAGGCGTATGAGGAACTGCGCGATGATCCCGGATTTCGCGCCGAATACGCGCATCTGCTCAAGACCTACGTCGGCCGTCCCTCGCCTTTGACACACGCCGAGCGGCTGAGCGCCCACCTCGGCGGCGCACACATTTACCTCAAGCGCGAGGACCTGCTGCACACCGGCGCGCACAAGATCAACAACGCGCTGGGCCAGGCCCTGCTGGCCAAGCGCATGGGCAAGCGGCGCATCATTGCCGAGACCGGCGCCGGCCAACACGGCGTCGCCACCGCAACGGCGTGTGCCTTGCTGGGGCTGGAGTGCGTCATCTACATGGGCGTGGTGGACATGGCCCGGCAAGCTCCCAATGTCTTCCGCATGCGCCTCCTGGGCGCAGAAGTGCGAGGGGTGGAGAGCGGTACGCGGACGCTCAAAGACGCCGTGAACGAAGCGATCCGTGACTGGGTCGCCCATCCGCACGACACCTACTACATCATCGGCAGCGCGCTCGGGCCGCACCCGTATCCGCTGATGTGCCGCGACTTCCAAAGCGTGATCGGCAAGGAAGCGCGCGCACAGATCCTAGAACAAGCCGGCCGACTGCCCGATCAGGTCATCGCTTGCGTCGGCGGCGGCAGCAACGCCATCGGCATCTTCTACGGCTTCCTGAACGACACATCGGTGAAATTGATCGGCGTCGAAGCCGGGGGCTACGGCGTCGAGACCGGCAAGCACGCGGCGCGCTTCGCTCAAACCCTAAGCGGGCCAGAACCGTTTTCGCGATCCGCGGACTGCTATCCCGAGTTCCCGCGCGGGAAGGTCGGCGTCTTTCAAGGCATGAAGACGGTGGTGTTGCAAAACGCCGACGGACAAATCGCCGAAACGCATTCCATCTCGGCGGGGCTAGACTACGCCGGCGTTGGGCCGGAGCATGTTTATCTGCGCGACATCGGCCGCGCGGAATACACCTCGGCGACCGACGACGAGGCGCTACACGCTTTCCACACGCTGTGCCGGTTGGAGGGCATCATCCCGGCTTTAGAATCGTCGCACGCAGTGGCCGAGGCGATCAAGCGCGCCCCGCAGCTCCCCCGCGATCACATCTTGCTGGTCAACCTGAGCGGACGCGGCGACAAGGACTTGAACACCGTCATGCAGGCGGCTGGACAGTCGCTCGCGTGA
- a CDS encoding tRNA (adenine-N1)-methyltransferase, with protein MDTIQDQDLALLVDMRNKAHLVRVRAGHKFETHHGFIAYDAMIGQPWGSVLHSSLGHPYVIVPPSTADLIKHIKRSSQVIFPKDSAYILMRMNAKPGARVLESGCGSGGLTLALATAVMPTGHVYSQEIRQDFIELARHNMERVGLDPYVTFIHADSTQGFKVEGKVDAVFLDMPEPETCVPQAREVLKDGGFFGALVPTTNQVVNLLRALEDAAFGLIDVEEILTRRYKPVADRLRPQDRMVAHTGFLIFARAIVQPYKLPTTQPEPEGEEAVSPGEA; from the coding sequence GTGGACACCATTCAAGACCAAGACCTCGCGCTGCTCGTGGACATGCGCAACAAGGCGCACCTGGTGCGTGTGCGCGCCGGACACAAGTTCGAGACGCACCACGGCTTCATCGCCTACGACGCCATGATTGGCCAGCCTTGGGGCAGCGTCCTTCATTCGTCGCTGGGCCACCCCTATGTCATCGTCCCGCCCAGCACGGCTGACCTCATCAAGCACATCAAGCGCAGCTCGCAAGTGATCTTTCCGAAGGACAGCGCCTACATCCTGATGCGGATGAACGCCAAGCCGGGCGCACGCGTCCTGGAGAGCGGCTGCGGCAGCGGCGGGCTGACTCTGGCGTTGGCCACTGCGGTCATGCCCACCGGCCATGTGTATTCGCAGGAGATTCGTCAGGACTTCATCGAGCTGGCGCGACACAACATGGAGCGCGTCGGACTGGATCCATACGTCACGTTCATCCATGCCGACAGCACACAAGGCTTCAAAGTGGAGGGCAAAGTGGACGCCGTCTTCTTGGACATGCCGGAGCCGGAGACCTGTGTGCCGCAGGCGCGCGAGGTGTTGAAGGACGGCGGTTTCTTCGGGGCACTGGTGCCGACCACCAATCAGGTGGTGAACCTACTGCGTGCGTTAGAAGACGCGGCTTTCGGGCTGATTGACGTCGAGGAGATTCTGACCCGGCGCTACAAGCCGGTGGCCGACCGGCTGCGTCCCCAGGATCGCATGGTCGCCCACACCGGTTTCCTCATCTTTGCGCGCGCCATCGTCCAGCCCTATAAGTTACCGACGACCCAACCTGAACCAGAGGGCGAAGAAGCGGTCTCCCCCGGCGAAGCCTAG
- a CDS encoding cytochrome c oxidase subunit II, translating into MEINKLERYWLIAVGITLGAFVAATIVAVTVFGIRLPAPVERIDPQRLDQTIFAKPGVRKIADNRYEAVIVAKSWAFDAGPEAGTPAVLRFPRGSQVTFYVTSKDVMHGFQIEKHTLNLELVPGQVARASTTFNRPGTYHIICNHYCGAGHQVMYGVIIVE; encoded by the coding sequence ATGGAGATCAACAAACTTGAGCGGTATTGGCTGATCGCTGTGGGGATCACGCTGGGTGCGTTTGTGGCTGCGACGATCGTGGCCGTCACCGTGTTTGGCATTCGCCTGCCGGCGCCGGTGGAGCGGATAGACCCGCAGCGGCTAGACCAGACCATTTTCGCTAAGCCGGGTGTGCGCAAGATCGCCGACAACCGCTACGAGGCTGTCATCGTCGCAAAGTCATGGGCGTTCGATGCCGGACCGGAAGCCGGCACCCCCGCCGTGCTGCGCTTCCCGCGCGGTTCCCAGGTCACCTTCTACGTCACCAGCAAGGACGTGATGCACGGTTTTCAAATCGAGAAGCACACCTTGAACCTGGAGCTGGTCCCCGGCCAGGTAGCGCGCGCCAGCACCACCTTCAACCGCCCGGGCACATATCACATCATCTGCAACCACTACTGCGGCGCCGGTCATCAGGTGATGTACGGCGTCATCATTGTTGAGTAA